Genomic DNA from Nonomuraea rubra:
CGCCCATCATCCGCCGGTTCCTGGCCCAGCCCGCCTGAGAGGTTCATGTGACCAACCAGTCCCCCCGTACGGAACAGGCCCGCGAGTTCGGGTTCGAGACCCGGCAGTTGCACGCCGGGCAACGCCCCGACCCGAACACGGGCGCCCGCGCGGTGCCGATCTTCCAGACGACCAGCTACGTCTTCGAGGACCCCGAGTCCGCGGCGGCGTACTTCAACCTTCAGGAGTACGGGAACACCTACTCGCGCATCATGAACCCGACCGTCGCGGTGTTCGAGGAGCGGGTGGCGAACCTGGAGGGCGGCGCCGGCGCGGTGGCGTTCGCCAGCGGGATCGCGGCGCAGGCGGCGGCGCTGTTCACGCTGCTGCAGCCGGGCGACCACGTCGTGTCGTCCTCGGCGCTCTACGGCGGGACGGTGAACCAGCTCAAGCACCTGCTGCGCAAGATGAGCGTGGAGCTGACCTGGGTCGATCCCGACGATCCGGACGCCTGGCGCAAGGCCGTCCAGTCGAACACGAAGGCGTTCTTCGGCGAGACGATCGGCAATCCCGCCGGGAACGTGCTGGACATCGAGACCGTGGCGGCCGTCGCGCACGAGCACGAGCTGCCGCTGATCGTGGACAACACGTTCGCGACGCCGTACCTGTGCCGGCCGATCGAGTGGGGCGCCGACATCGTGATCCACTCGGCGACCAAGTTCATCGGCGGGCACGGCACGAGCATCGGCGGGGTGGTGGTGGAGGCGGGCACGTTCGACTGGTCGAACGGGCGGTTCCCGGTGGTCGCGGATCCGTCGCCGG
This window encodes:
- a CDS encoding O-acetylhomoserine aminocarboxypropyltransferase/cysteine synthase family protein — translated: MTNQSPRTEQAREFGFETRQLHAGQRPDPNTGARAVPIFQTTSYVFEDPESAAAYFNLQEYGNTYSRIMNPTVAVFEERVANLEGGAGAVAFASGIAAQAAALFTLLQPGDHVVSSSALYGGTVNQLKHLLRKMSVELTWVDPDDPDAWRKAVQSNTKAFFGETIGNPAGNVLDIETVAAVAHEHELPLIVDNTFATPYLCRPIEWGADIVIHSATKFIGGHGTSIGGVVVEAGTFDWSNGRFPVVADPSPAYHGLRFHETFGEYGYLMKLRAETLRDLGAALSPFNAFLFLQGLETLSLRMDRHVGNALAVAAFLRSHELASGVTYPGLPESRYRPLVGKYLPRGAGAVFSFDCAGGRAGGQGLIGGLTLWSHLANVGDAKSLVIHPASTTHRQLGDDELRAAGVGPGTVRLSVGTESVEDLIWDLEQGFARVGEVTTA